TACCTATCTGTTGAGCCCTGAGTATAAGAAATACATCGCTGGAATTGCCTATCGCAAAGATGCCAGCGATAAAGACAAAAAATTTAAATCTCCAGTCAAAATGTTTAAATGGGTTCGAGGATTCAAGGAGTTGAGGGTTCGAGTGTTTATTTCTTAGGATTTTCACTTGGCCGTCTGACTCCTTGACCCCTCGGCTCCTTTCTTTAATAAAAAAGATGATCAAAAGCACTGCAATTATTCCTGGTATCATGGAGAACCAGAAGACCTTTCTGTAATCATTTGAGAATATCCCGAGAAGGAAAAAGGCGAGCGCAGGTCCGATAACTGCTCCCATTGTGTCCAGTGAACGGTGGAAACTGAATGACCTTGCAAGGAATGCCCTCTCAGATGATTCTGCGATAAGTGCATCTCGAGGCGCTGTGCGGATCCCTTTACCGAATCTATCAATAAAACGAAACCATAAGACATGGTGCCATCCTGAGGCAAGGGCAACAACAGGTCTGCTTAAGGCAGATATGCCATACCCAAAAATCATAAGCCATTTCCGATTCCCTATTTTGTCAGAAAACCAGCCAGAAAAAACCTTGAGCAAACTGGCAGTTGATTCAGCTATACCTTCAATAAGTCCAATGATGGATTTGTTCACACCAAGGACATTTGATAGAAAAAGTGGGACAATGGGATATATCATCTCAGAACTGATGTCCATGAAAAAACTCACCAGTCCGGTGAAAAATACATTTCTACCAAAACCAAAGAATTTTTTCTCGGTTTTCACTAAAACCCTCAATCATGACAGTTTACCCTTAATTTCAATAAGTTTAGCGCTTAACCTATTTAACTTTTGTGCTGTCTCTAATAGTGCCTGTTTTCTCTCCACAACCTCTTTCTCCCCCTTAGTCCTCTGGTTCATACCCTTTTCTATGGCAGTTGATATACCTTCAATTGTCGCCTCTATTCTCTGAAGCATCTCCCATCTGAAATCAAGTTTGCTTTTATCCAGCCTCTCGGCAAAATCAAACCTGATTCTTCCACCCTGCATGTCTATCATTTCGAGCATGTACTCTTTCATCTTTTTTAGAATGATTTTGTCACCTATGAATTTGGGCAGTGACAGAGTAAATGATGTTGTAAGCACCTCGAGCATTACCGGTTCTTCCTTGAATTTATAATAGAAGGTCGGCTTTACTGTCCATAACTCTTCTGTCTTAAATACCTCAAAGGGGATATCAAAAAGCTCTGAAGAAAACTTGAGAAGGTCATCAATGGTTTCATTTATCTTTGTAATAAACCTGCTGCATATAGCCTCAAAGGCAGAGGCGAGTTTTCCATCTTCCTTTGCCCACCAGTTGTTATATGCATTCTTTACCTCATCAATAATATATTTCTCCAGGACACTATTTAACTCTTTAGATGGAAGTAACTGGTTCTCCTTATAAAAAGATTCGAGACCGACAGTAAGTATGGTGGTTAATTCCTTTTCAAACTTCTCCAGATCTTCATCAAGCCCCTTTTTTACAAGCCTGTTAACTTCGCCATCAAGGAGTATATCGAAATCCTGTTTCTCACGCATGACCTCTTTTTTCTTCTTTTCAAACATTTCTATTTTTACCTTAAGTTCATCAAGCGGTGTGGTCAGTGATCGCATTTCAAGTCCTAACTCGAATATCGCCTGTGATAAAACCCTTAACAAGGTGTTTGATACTGAAATAAGCAAAACCTTACCTTTTTCCTCCATAAGGAATGTGTTTAGTGTCTTTTCAAACGCTGGTAGAAAACTTTTCTCAAGGAGTTCTTTCGACCCTGACAATTTACCATCGAGGGCAAGTTTTGCTGATAGGGGAAATATCCTTACATCGCAATTCATAACATCTTCGATAACCTTTTTTGAGAACTCTATAGATTCATTAAGATCCTCAGGACTAACATAATCAGCCTTATTCTGGAGAAAGAATATCCTGTCAGAGTATTCCCTTACATCTTTCAGAAAATCCAGTTCTGTCTGGCTTACTGGCTGGTCTACAGAAAGGAGGAAGAAAGCGGCATCTGACTTTGGCAAATACTGGTATGCAACATCGGTGTTATGCTGATAAACAGAACCAACCC
Above is a window of Nitrospirota bacterium DNA encoding:
- a CDS encoding MFS transporter; translated protein: MKTEKKFFGFGRNVFFTGLVSFFMDISSEMIYPIVPLFLSNVLGVNKSIIGLIEGIAESTASLLKVFSGWFSDKIGNRKWLMIFGYGISALSRPVVALASGWHHVLWFRFIDRFGKGIRTAPRDALIAESSERAFLARSFSFHRSLDTMGAVIGPALAFFLLGIFSNDYRKVFWFSMIPGIIAVLLIIFFIKERSRGVKESDGQVKILRNKHSNPQLLESSNPFKHFDWRFKFFVFIAGIFAIGNSSDVFLILRAQQIGIPSVMIPLIYLLFNLIYSLSAIPAGIVADRFGKKRVILSGFILFAILYYGFGSASSVTAIWILFGLYGVFMGLTEGIQKAFLATIIPSHFKATAFGIYNTVVGLAMFPASFIGGWLWDNISPSATFYFGAVTASLSVILFIAFIGAIKRAT
- a CDS encoding dynamin family protein, which gives rise to MLKKYTYLKEELLRCIDSMFIIENIPGCPCEELKEKVKSNTFNLVVLGQFKRGKTTFINALLGAEILPVAVVPLTSIGTILKYGEALRIRVYFNDGRMGEIKPESLPQYVTEKGNPKNEKNVKEVVITYPSPYLKDGVRLIDTPGVGSVYQHNTDVAYQYLPKSDAAFFLLSVDQPVSQTELDFLKDVREYSDRIFFLQNKADYVSPEDLNESIEFSKKVIEDVMNCDVRIFPLSAKLALDGKLSGSKELLEKSFLPAFEKTLNTFLMEEKGKVLLISVSNTLLRVLSQAIFELGLEMRSLTTPLDELKVKIEMFEKKKKEVMREKQDFDILLDGEVNRLVKKGLDEDLEKFEKELTTILTVGLESFYKENQLLPSKELNSVLEKYIIDEVKNAYNNWWAKEDGKLASAFEAICSRFITKINETIDDLLKFSSELFDIPFEVFKTEELWTVKPTFYYKFKEEPVMLEVLTTSFTLSLPKFIGDKIILKKMKEYMLEMIDMQGGRIRFDFAERLDKSKLDFRWEMLQRIEATIEGISTAIEKGMNQRTKGEKEVVERKQALLETAQKLNRLSAKLIEIKGKLS